The following are from one region of the Pocillopora verrucosa isolate sample1 chromosome 3, ASM3666991v2, whole genome shotgun sequence genome:
- the LOC131774633 gene encoding uncharacterized protein, with protein sequence MATISRKDQAWLQTGWERNQGRSSQMRHYRSPAPSQKGASKNSILQCNKMSVKAKQVDDKARQIRLKYGKSNLERELNKKKGIDMTPFVTKVQIRKTLERNKVTSAGRAGARIGVMIETPRMSDDETIGENNSTSSLETVGGNEKGEDAMLSDDIIVMQGKEDKQQDDYVQNLIKCLTRRLKDPFEASRTHIPPTRPIAAYARPTKGEIALSVKGPVILAPVSKVVKTTGDRDSLDRPSRFNTRSLPEFAGSRTERAHTRPISSVSDSVVVTGRKLNNVNRAWLGCEHAQNNSFNPKNPLCSSCRAAGGSNSDTRATYERAKSALPREGIRQIKNDGRLPQLDIRQTPSQSLRKVDKTHSASPKRNQRARNGMISPFELQVHLNELTSYDYGSPVPPPSMSNSDDEEDTS encoded by the coding sequence ATGGCTACGATCTCACGGAAGGACCAAGCATGGCTCCAAACAGGCTGGGAACGAAACCAGGGGCGTTCTAGTCAGATGAGACATTATCGTAGTCCTGCACCATCCCAGAAAGGAGCcagtaaaaattcaattttgcaatGTAACAAAATGTCAGTTAAAGCCAAACAAGTGGATGATAAAGCAAGACAAATACGCCTTAAATACGGAAAAAGTAACTTGGAAAGGGAGTTAAATAAAAAGAAGGGCATTGACATGACTCCTTTTGTCACAAAAGTTCAAATAAGAAAGACTCTTGAGCGAAACAAGGTGACATCAGCGGGGAGGGCTGGGGCGAGAATAGGAGTTATGATTGAGACACCCCGCATGTCCGACGATGAAACGATTGGGGAAAATAACAGTACATCTAGTTTGGAAACTGTTGGCGGAAACGAGAAAGGAGAAGACGCCATGTTGTCTGATGATATTATTGTAATGCAAGGAAAGGAAGATAAGCAACAGGATGATTACGTTCAAAACCTCATCAAATGTTTGACTCGTAGATTAAAGGATCCTTTCGAGGCATCCCGAACCCACATTCCGCCGACTCGACCAATAGCAGCTTATGCCCGACCCACGAAGGGAGAAATTGCTTTAAGCGTAAAGGGTCCTGTAATTTTGGCACCCGTTTCAAAGGTTGTCAAGACAACGGGGGATAGAGACAGTTTAGACAGGCCAAGCCGGTTTAACACGAGGTCACTGCCCGAGTTTGCAGGCTCAAGAACTGAGAGAGCCCACACTCGCCCAATTTCATCGGTCAGCGATAGCGTTGTTGTGACGGGAAGGAAACTAAATAATGTTAATCGAGCATGGCTTGGATGTGAACATGCGCAGAACAACTCGTTTAACCCGAAGAATCCTCTCTGTTCTTCATGCAGAGCTGCGGGCGGCTCAAACTCGGATACGAGGGCCACGTATGAACGCGCCAAGAGTGCACTGCCTCGCGAGGGCATTCGACAAATTAAAAACGATGGACGTCTTCCTCAGCTAGATATTCGGCAAACTCCCTCGCAATCACTCAGAAAAGTCGATAAGACTCATAGCGCGAGCCCTAAAAGAAACCAACGAGCTCGAAACGGAATGATATCTCCCTTTGAACTTCAAGTACACCTTAATGAATTGACTTCTTATGATTACGGGTCACCAGTCCCTCCGCCTTCAATGTCTAACTCGGACGATGAGGAGGACACTTCATGA
- the LOC136279913 gene encoding uncharacterized protein — protein sequence MRERSILPSFGDKINDYKKSSQVIDILDSIPENNNRVSDRLPLFCGNKGVNECKRERSGQKTEKRYNSSCNGVNLPKLQKKSTAVPPLERTISSPDPTGFLNVANIALSPRENTGDKFKREPVINCADYLIYEPACTTANLATANIDLSRYAFHSSLERIPETDGERLLSVHSKKKPQSAEVKKKEPNTPERKTRKRRETQASGLKNVDLFDQQRQHLARKGPPARVLVSCKFPESRPGTPNYFRKSSAVTEDLFFPKIVLYQWEVCEQPKITKALQSRKYPIRLPLLHKIPSAPQDNQPIDGDYKGHENDAKRPESPLSKIPYPPPPTPQCQTCPPSSKGNIADK from the coding sequence ATGCGTGAGAGAAGCATTTTGCCCTCGTTTGGGGATAAAATAAATGATTACAAAAAGTCATCACAGGTCATCGACATACTTGATTCAATTCCTGAGAACAACAACAGGGTCTCTGATCGTCTTCCCCTTTTCTGTGGTAACAAGGGCGTCAACGAATGCAAAAGAGAGAGATCAGGGCAAAAGACCGAGAAGAGGTACAACAGTTCGTGCAACGGCGTGAATCTTCCCAAGTTACAGAAAAAATCCACCGCCGTCCCTCCACTTGAAAGAACGATTAGTTCACCCGACCCAACCGGTTTTTTAAACGTGGCAAACATTGCTCTCTCTCCACGCGAAAACACTGGTGATAAATTCAAAAGGGAGCCAGTCATCAATTGTGCAGACTATCTCATCTATGAACCTGCATGTACAACTGCTAACTTAGCGACAGCGAACATCGACCTCTCTCGGTACGCCTTCCACTCGTCTCTGGAAAGAATACCCGAGACTGATGGAGAAAGGCTCTTAAGCGTCCATTCGAAGAAGAAACCGCAAAGCGCCGAAGTAAAGAAGAAAGAGCCTAACACACcagagagaaaaacaagaaagagaagagaaaccCAAGCAAGTGGTTTGAAAAACGTCGATCTCTTCGACCAGCAAAGACAACATTTGGCCCGTAAAGGTCCACCAGCAAGGGTTTTAGTTTCGTGCAAATTTCCGGAAAGTCGACCCGGAACACCTaactattttagaaaatcaagTGCGGTGACTGAAGATctcttttttcccaaaattgttTTGTACCAGTGGGAAGTCTGTGAGCAACCAAAGATTACTAAAGCTCTCCAATCACGCAAATATCCTATAAGGCTACCTCTGTTACACAAGATTCCTTCAGCTCCACAGGACAACCAGCCTATCGATGGTGATTACAAGGGGCATGAGAATGATGCGAAGAGACCTGAGAGTCCTCTGTCAAAAATACCATACCCACCTCCGCCGACTCCACAGTGCCAAACATGTCCGCCTAGCTCAAAAGGGAATATTgctgataaataa
- the LOC131774526 gene encoding cytosolic iron-sulfur assembly component 2B, translated as MATTLENANPTIFLQKTEREILPDEENEDVVDKIDEREVFDLIRSINDPEHPLTLEQLNVVEQSLVEVDDANNYVKVQFTPTIPHCSMATLIGLAIRVQLLRSLPERFKVDISITPGAHASEDAVNKQLADKERVAAALENTHLLEVVNQCLTVRH; from the exons ATGGCGACAACTTTAGAAAACGCAAACCCGACTATTTTCCTGCAGAAAACAGAGCGGGAAATTCTCCCTGACGAAGAAAATGAGGATGTTGTGGACAAGATCGATGAACGAGAAGTATTTG ATCTGATTCGTTCTATCAATGATCCTGAACATCCTCTTACTCTGGAGCAGCTGAATGTTGTGGAACAGTCTTTAGTAGAGGTGGATGATGCAAATAATTATGTGAAAGTTCAGTTCACTCCAACAATTCCTCACTGTAGTATGGCAACCCTGATTGGTTTGGCAATACGAGTCCAGCTTTTAAGATCACTGCCTGAAAGATTCAAG GTTGATATCAGCATAACCCCTGGTGCCCATGCTTCAGAAGATGCAg TAAACAAGCAGCTGGCTGATAAAGAACGAGTTGCTGCAGCTTTGGAAAACACTCATTTGTTGGAAGTTGTAAATCAGTGCCTCACAGTGCGTCACTGA
- the LOC131774525 gene encoding ankyrin and armadillo repeat-containing protein, whose protein sequence is MDEFDENGWAHVHHAACNGYYKSVSRFIKSREDQLELETQDGQQLTPFLLACMNGHVDTVQLLAEELGANLKAKDRKLFGAVELAALKDHIGVLEYLLKLDSPDLEVWKNLIRGLSVSDLETSCAKALVELTSEGNSDHLESFLNAGGVQALLGLLKNSLSSVESNIFALSVLLNLVKDERGKEQLSKSKAVPPIILQLTDTPRDVYLPATRLLEALAYNDDNKEATVNNGGIESLVRLLQHTEDEEVVESALSTLRVLSISNSEVQATVGSNNEIWNSLVSLLTTVKNKHVLAAVAKTVGAIVKGNMANQNAFVAKNGVQPLMELMRLRSRECQFASVEGIHALAEGNEGNQRIVTEHGCVMMLMRLLKRSRAADLRTLTAGALWAIAGEKNAQRRSIAAEIGINLLTEFLSENLPQSLHFIGSEALGVLAEGVRNKRDEIAQANGVMPLVRLLGKSNTPAYIILSVLQTLRALCLCLSFRPHIQNQDAVTREGGLKFLIRYMVQARQDIIKAEAAYTLGCVCLRNSTNMKATLDHKDFSFVHILRQLYDEDEEVHLLAGAALSVFAYNNVTNQRNIAVSGGVRYHSFVPFLEQKNERLATYTAFQVVVLSRIIPDEDQSLTSATGIKMLVSLLDSTTEDIQCAAANFIGGLAHSRAGIPGAIISIGTIPILGKLLTSQYETVQAAAAVALGYLSYDSIGERQLLSLCRHDPFLYEVIQFHAGKVKLSRQFVERWQHCKRIGLPPIMKKPDPFLSVGQKMVTAHFALDAEQTFTVASTNDSPVVASDGLPERKLSATTSMRTGTILRLPIA, encoded by the exons ATGgatgaatttgatgaaaatgGTTGGGCTCATGTACATCACGCAGCTTGCAATGGCTATTACAAGAGTGTTAGTCGTTTCATAAAATCCAGAGAGGACCAATTAGAGCTTGAGACTCAAGATGGACAACAGCTGACTCCATTTCTACTAGCGTGTATGAACGGCCATGTTGACACCGTACAACTTCTGGCGGAAGAGTTGGGTGCTAATCTCAAGGCTAAAGATCGAAAACTGTTTGGCGCTGTGGAGCTTGCAGCATTGAAGGATCACATTGGCGTTTTGGAGTATCTTTTAAAGTTGGACAGTCCAGATCTCGAAGTGTGGAAAAATCTTATTCGTGGTCTGTCGGTAAGTGATCTGGAGACATCGTGCGCTAAAGCACTAGTGGAACTTACGAGTGAGGGAAACTCTGATCATTTAGAATCGTTTTTAAATGCCGGAGGAGTCCAAGCTCTCTTaggattattgaaaaattcattaTCCAGCGTAGAGTCAAATATATTTGCTCTTTCTGTGTTGCTGAATCTTGTTAAGGACGAAAGAGGTAAGGAACAACTTTCTAAAAGCAAAGCTGTTCCTCCAATTATTTTACAACTTACCGACACCCCACGAGATGTTTATCTTCCTGCTACAAGGCTGCTTGAGGCCTTGGCatataatgatgacaacaaagAGGCTACAGTTAACAATGGTGGAATAGAATCATTGGTGAGGTTACTCCAGCACACCGAGGACGAAGAGGTGGTGGAATCAGCCCTAAGTACATTAAGAGTGTTATCTATCTCAAATTCTGAGGTACAAGCAACTGTGGGGAGTAATAATGAAATATGGAACTCACTGGTCAGCTTGCTAACAacagtgaaaaacaaacatgTGCTAGCTGCTGTGGCGAAAACAGTGGGTGCTATTGTCAAGGGAAACATGGCTAATCAAAATGCATTTGTGGCTAAAAATGGAGTTCAGCCATTGATGGAATTGATGCGATTGCGATCAAGAGAATGTCAATTTGCTTCAGTTGAAGGAATTCATGCACTAGCAGAAGGTAATGAGGGCAATCAGAGAATTGTAACAGAACATGGATGCGTTATGATGCTGATGCGACTGTTGAAGCGATCCAGAGCAGCTGATTTAAGGACCCTCACGGCAGGAGCACTCTGGGCAATTGCTGGGGAAAAGAATGCACAGAGACGGTCCATTGCAGCAGAAATTGGGATTAACCTCCTCACTGAATTTCTATCTGAGAATTTACCTCAGAGCTTACACTTCATTGGCTCAGAAGCTCTTGGTGTTCTTGCAGAGGGAGTCAGAAACAAAAGGGATGAAATTGCCCAAGCAAATGGTGTGATGCCATTGGTTCGTCTTTTGGGGAAATCCAACACACCAGCATACATTATCCTAAGTGTACTACAGACATTACGTGCACTGTGTCTCTGCCTTAGCTTCAGACCTCATATCCAAAATCAAGATGCTGTTACCAGAGAAGGGGGCCTGAAATTTCTGATCAGATACATGGTGCAAGCAAGACAGGACATTATCAAAGCAGAAGCTGCCTATACTCTTGGCTGTGTTTGTTTGAGAAACTCTACCAACATGAAAGCAACACTGGATCATAAAGACTTCAGCTTTGTTCATATTTTGCGACAGCtttatgatgaagatgaagaggTGCACCTTCTTGCTGGAGCTGCACTCTCTGTTTTTGCTTACAATAATGTGACCAACCAAAGAAATATTGCAGTGTCTGGGGGAGTAAGGTACCACAGCTTTGTCCCATTCTTGGAGCAGAAAAATGAAAGGTTAGCTACCTATACAGCATTTCAAGTGGTGGTTTTATCCCGGATCATTCCAGATGAGGACCAATCTTTGACCTCAGCAACTGGAATTAAAATGTTGGTGTCACTTCTTGACTCAACTACAGAAGACATCCAATGTGCTGCTGCAAATTTTATTGGAGGACTTGCTCATTCAAGAGCAGGAATTCCAGGTGCCATTATCTCCATAGGAACTATCCCCATACTGGGCAAACTGTTGACATCACAGTATGAAACTGTGCAGGCAGCAGCTGCAGTTGCCCTGGGTTACTTGAGCTATGACAGTATTGGGGAAAGACAGCTTCTAAGTTTGTGCCGGCATGATCCTTTTCTTTATGAAGTGATTCAGTTTCATGCAGGAAAAGTGAAACTGTCTCGACAATTTGTTGAGAGATGGCAACACTGCAAGAGAATTGGTCTTCCCCCCATAAT gaaaaAGCCTGATCCATTTCTGTCTGTGGGTCAGAAGATGGTAACAGCTCATTTTGCACTGGATGCTGAGCAAACATTTACAGTTGCCAGCACTAATGATTCACCAGTGGTTGCCTCAGATGGATTGCCGGAACGGAAATTATCTGCCACAACCAGTATGAGAACTGGTACAATTTTGAGACTTCCAATAGCATAA
- the LOC136279705 gene encoding uncharacterized protein encodes MCETGKLAQVTTEMRRYNLHVLGVSESRWIGTGRLKTVSGETVLYSGRDDELHREGVAVILKKGADRSLLEWKPINSRLIKARLKGKQNNLTLIQCYAPTNDSEDDMKDNFYRRSLRDFKVRRGADIGSDYHLETACLKLKLKRAGRLTKGRSRFDVSQLKHPNVRKSFILEVRNRFEAVKEWMSPDTWKAIGSRRRLKKKVMDAKSQRLKERHQEMYRAANKEVKRRTRADKRKYIENLASQAEEAAARNEQGTVYKVIMIITGKCHTTNVIVKDKNGILLTSEGEQQRRWTKHFRELLDRPPPPTVVPNIQEAATDLDISTDVPTRRKIIQAINSLKNGKAPGHDNLNAELFKADPELAATMLTPLFTKIWEQEEIPTD; translated from the coding sequence ATGTGCGAAACTGGGAAGCTTGCACAGGTTACAACAGAAATGAGACGGTATAACTTGCATGTATTGGGCGTAAGTGAAAGCAGATGGATTGGGACAGGGAGATTAAAGACGGTGTCAGGCGAGACGGTATTGTATTCTGGGCGGGATGATGAGTTACACCGTGAAGGCGTGGCAGTTATTCTGAAGAAAGGAGCAGATAGATCGCTGTTGGAATGGAAACCTATTAATAGTCGCCTCATAAAGGCCAGGctgaaaggaaagcaaaataactTGACCCTGATTCAATGTTACGCTCCGACCAATGATAGTGAAGATGATATGAAAGACAATTTCTATCGGAGATCCCTTCGGGATTTCAAGGTGAGGAGAGGAGCTGACATTGGAAGTGACTATCATCTTGAAACAGCCTGCCTTAAACTGAAATTAAAGAGAGCAGGGCGTCTAACCAAGGGGCGCAGCCGTTTCGATGTGAGCCAACTGAAACACCCAAATGTGCGAAAATCTTTTATCCTGGAGGTGCGCAACAGATTCGAGGCTGTTAAGGAATGGATGTCACCTGATACCTGGAAAGCAATTGGAAGTAGACGGagattaaagaagaaagttaTGGACGCGAAATCCCAACGGCTTAAAGAAAGACATCAAGAGATGTATCGGGCAGCGAACAAAGAGGTGAAACGCCGAACAAGAGCAGATAAACGGAAGTACATAGAGAACCTTGCATCCCAGGCGGAGGAGGCAGCTGCACGCAATGAGCAAGGAACAGTATATAAGGTCATCATGATCATAACAGGTAAATGCCATACAACCAACGTGATTGTAAAGGACAAGAACGGTATCTTATTAACATCAGAGGGAGAGCAGCAACGGCGCTGGACGAAGCACTTTAGAGAGCTTTTAGACAGACCACCACCACCAACAGTAGTGCCAAACATCCAGGAAGCCGCAACCGACCTTGACATCAGCACAGACGTTCCAACTAGGAGGAAAATCATCCAAGCCATTAATTCCCTGAAGAATGGAAAAGCTCCTGGCCATGATAATCTAAATGCCGAGCTGTTTAAAGCAGACCCTGAGCTTGCTGCAACCATGCTGACCCCCTTATTTACAAAGATCTGGGAGCAGGAAGAAATTCCGACAGATTAG